The following coding sequences lie in one Rhodohalobacter barkolensis genomic window:
- a CDS encoding amidase, producing the protein MNTKLLIYSVLALLFISACSQSGDESLYELLDLEEITVDQLQERYDNGNLNASQVVRAYLDRIEEIDKNGPGLNAILTINPNALEIADSLDRERRDGNVRGPLHGVPIILKDNINTADMQTTAGSRFMEGSVPPEDAFIVKKLKDAGAIIIAKANLSEWANFHSNMSSSGWSGLGGQVNNPYDITRNPCGSSAGSGVAASANLATLTIGTETNGSIVCPSNANGIVGLKPTIGLWSRSGIIPISHTTDSAGPMVRTVRDAAILLSYATGVDPNDDKTADSEEHIHEDYTQFLNENGLEGKRIGFFTQPMGSHFRVDTLMNQTVRKLEELGAEVIEIDQISETNVGGDAFQVLLYEFKDGLNKYFESLGENAPVSSIEELAELTRENPEETERFDRNLIFMAAEKGDLDSEEYREALENMLLHSRDEGIDKVMDEENLDAFVSPTGSPAWKTDLTLGDNFALSSSSPSARAGYPIVTLPMGQLDGLPVGVSFFGRAWSEPVLLEIAYAFEQATNHRFVPEFND; encoded by the coding sequence ATGAATACAAAACTGCTCATTTATTCGGTACTCGCCCTCCTTTTTATATCTGCCTGTTCACAATCCGGGGATGAATCCCTTTATGAACTACTCGACCTGGAAGAGATTACGGTTGACCAACTGCAAGAACGATATGACAATGGAAATTTGAACGCATCTCAGGTTGTTCGTGCTTACCTCGACAGGATTGAGGAGATTGATAAAAATGGCCCCGGATTGAACGCGATCCTCACCATTAATCCCAATGCGCTGGAAATCGCCGATTCACTGGATCGTGAACGTCGCGACGGTAATGTACGCGGTCCGCTGCACGGGGTACCCATCATTTTGAAAGACAACATCAACACTGCAGATATGCAGACGACAGCCGGCTCACGATTTATGGAAGGCTCAGTCCCGCCTGAGGATGCATTCATAGTGAAAAAGCTTAAAGATGCCGGAGCCATCATCATTGCAAAAGCAAACCTGAGTGAGTGGGCAAACTTCCACAGTAACATGTCCTCAAGCGGATGGAGTGGATTGGGCGGCCAGGTCAATAACCCTTACGATATTACCCGAAACCCGTGCGGTTCAAGCGCCGGCTCAGGGGTGGCAGCATCTGCGAATCTCGCCACATTAACGATCGGTACCGAAACCAACGGATCCATTGTATGTCCATCAAACGCCAACGGAATTGTCGGGCTTAAGCCTACGATTGGTTTGTGGAGCCGATCCGGCATCATCCCGATTTCCCATACAACCGACAGTGCCGGACCTATGGTGCGAACCGTTCGGGATGCAGCCATTTTGTTAAGTTATGCCACCGGGGTTGATCCCAATGATGACAAAACAGCCGATAGTGAAGAGCACATTCATGAAGATTATACACAGTTCCTAAATGAAAACGGTCTTGAAGGAAAAAGAATTGGATTTTTTACACAACCGATGGGAAGTCATTTCCGGGTAGATACCTTGATGAACCAAACCGTTCGTAAACTTGAAGAGCTAGGAGCGGAAGTGATTGAAATAGACCAAATTTCTGAAACGAATGTTGGTGGTGATGCCTTTCAGGTACTTCTCTATGAGTTTAAAGACGGGCTGAACAAATACTTCGAATCGCTGGGCGAGAATGCACCAGTTTCCAGTATTGAGGAGCTTGCCGAACTTACTCGTGAAAATCCGGAGGAGACAGAACGGTTTGATCGAAATTTAATTTTTATGGCTGCTGAGAAAGGAGATCTCGATTCGGAAGAGTACCGGGAAGCACTTGAAAATATGCTCCTGCACAGTCGCGATGAAGGGATTGACAAGGTGATGGATGAAGAAAACCTGGATGCCTTTGTCTCCCCTACCGGTTCACCGGCATGGAAAACGGATTTGACCCTTGGCGATAATTTTGCTCTCTCATCCAGCTCTCCATCTGCCCGGGCCGGATATCCGATTGTCACCCTGCCGATGGGGCAACTGGACGGTCTGCCCGTGGGTGTCTCTTTCTTCGGACGAGCCTGGAGTGAACCCGTACTGCTGGAAATTGCCTATGCATTTGAACAGGCAACCAATCATCGATTTGTTCCTGAGTTCAACGACTAA
- a CDS encoding LacI family DNA-binding transcriptional regulator, with translation MGKQVTLKNIADALGVSTMTVSRALNDRSNVDKKTKEKIIQKAKSMGYTPNRVAKSLVSRKTQTIGVVIPEITHAFFPEVVRGIEEVTYRSDYQLILTNANEQFEREQHAVNTLRSQQVDGILISSSQTVEDYAFYKEIVNSKTHLVFFDRCIQGIGASCVHVNDRESSELITRHLIEVHQYEKIAHLSGPREVTIGRERYMGYQEALEKSNLTENRDWIVEAGFKEEGGYQAMKKILELPQSDQPRAIVCVNDPVAFGAMEAIKEAGRKIPDDFAITGFSDEIRAPLVEVPLTTVHQPAYEVGRRAAEKLLKLIDGESEQPEDIEITATIQIRKSCGC, from the coding sequence TTGGGAAAACAGGTAACCTTAAAAAACATTGCCGACGCTTTGGGAGTCTCTACAATGACCGTCTCCCGGGCATTGAATGATCGATCCAATGTCGATAAAAAGACAAAAGAGAAGATTATTCAAAAAGCGAAAAGTATGGGTTACACTCCAAATCGGGTAGCGAAAAGCCTGGTTTCCAGAAAGACACAGACGATTGGAGTAGTAATTCCTGAAATTACACACGCTTTTTTTCCTGAAGTGGTCCGGGGAATTGAAGAGGTGACCTACCGCTCGGATTATCAGCTGATCTTGACAAACGCCAATGAACAGTTTGAACGGGAACAGCACGCCGTAAATACCCTGCGCTCACAGCAGGTAGACGGTATTTTGATCTCATCATCACAAACAGTGGAGGACTACGCTTTTTACAAGGAGATCGTAAACTCGAAGACTCATCTGGTCTTTTTTGACCGCTGTATTCAGGGAATAGGGGCCAGTTGTGTACATGTGAACGATAGGGAGAGTTCGGAACTGATTACCCGTCATTTGATCGAAGTACATCAGTATGAAAAGATTGCCCACTTAAGCGGCCCCAGGGAAGTAACCATTGGACGTGAACGGTATATGGGATATCAAGAGGCGCTTGAAAAAAGTAATCTGACCGAGAATAGAGATTGGATTGTTGAAGCGGGTTTTAAAGAGGAGGGAGGATATCAGGCAATGAAAAAAATCCTGGAGCTTCCCCAATCGGATCAACCCAGGGCGATTGTTTGTGTGAATGATCCCGTTGCCTTTGGTGCTATGGAAGCGATTAAGGAGGCCGGACGAAAGATACCTGACGATTTTGCGATCACCGGATTTTCGGACGAGATTCGAGCACCTCTTGTGGAGGTTCCGCTGACAACCGTTCACCAGCCGGCATACGAAGTTGGGCGTCGGGCAGCAGAAAAACTTTTGAAATTGATCGACGGTGAGAGCGAGCAGCCTGAGGATATCGAAATTACTGCTACGATTCAGATTCGAAAATCGTGCGGTTGCTAA
- a CDS encoding glycoside hydrolase family 53 protein has product MSYLKTIFLLLLLFTSCSSDSSIGPRVNQDDDLPDDSDPVYYSADEFVMGADLSYVNQILDHGGIYSVDGEIQNPYKIFADHGTNTVRLRLWHNPEWIQTEVYEDPAKPLYSGFEDVKRSMEEAKAQGMAVNLDFHYSDIWADPSHQDIPAAWLEITELEVLKDSVYNYTYETLSKLDADGIMPEFVQVGNETNCGMMYTNAPVDFPPLNGCDGHWENLGEVINSGIEAVRDAGVNSDIQPKIILHIAQPENTEWWFENIMSEGGVSDFDIIGISYYSHFSDTPLSELDEYISTFREKFDREVMVVETAYSWTTENADQYNNIFGESAIESNYPATKEGQLQYLIDLTQAVMDGGGSGVMVWEPAWITSDMKDLWGTGSSWENNAFFDYDGDLHQGINFMTTDYEL; this is encoded by the coding sequence ATGAGCTACTTAAAAACGATTTTTCTACTTCTCTTACTATTTACATCCTGTTCATCCGATTCTTCCATCGGGCCGCGTGTAAATCAGGATGATGACCTGCCGGATGATTCAGATCCGGTTTACTATTCAGCCGATGAATTTGTAATGGGCGCCGATCTCTCGTACGTGAATCAAATTCTGGATCATGGCGGAATCTACTCTGTAGATGGTGAGATTCAGAATCCCTATAAAATTTTTGCTGATCATGGAACCAATACGGTTCGCCTTCGTCTGTGGCACAATCCGGAGTGGATTCAAACCGAAGTTTACGAAGATCCGGCCAAGCCGCTTTACAGCGGATTTGAAGATGTGAAACGAAGTATGGAGGAAGCGAAAGCACAGGGGATGGCGGTCAATCTCGATTTTCACTACTCCGATATCTGGGCTGATCCGTCGCATCAGGATATTCCGGCTGCCTGGCTGGAGATTACGGAATTGGAGGTGCTGAAAGATTCCGTTTACAACTATACGTACGAAACTCTTTCAAAACTGGACGCTGATGGAATAATGCCGGAATTTGTGCAGGTGGGGAATGAAACTAACTGCGGGATGATGTATACCAACGCTCCTGTTGATTTTCCTCCTTTGAACGGCTGTGATGGTCATTGGGAGAATCTGGGTGAGGTGATCAACAGCGGAATAGAGGCGGTTCGGGATGCAGGGGTAAATTCAGATATCCAACCAAAAATTATTCTCCATATTGCTCAGCCTGAAAATACCGAATGGTGGTTTGAAAATATCATGAGCGAAGGGGGCGTCAGTGATTTTGACATCATCGGAATTTCATACTACAGCCACTTTTCAGATACACCGCTGAGTGAACTCGATGAATATATATCAACATTTCGAGAGAAATTTGATCGCGAGGTGATGGTTGTGGAAACGGCCTATTCCTGGACAACCGAAAACGCAGATCAGTACAACAATATCTTTGGCGAAAGTGCCATCGAATCCAACTATCCCGCTACGAAAGAGGGGCAGCTTCAATATCTGATCGATTTGACACAAGCTGTAATGGATGGCGGCGGAAGCGGCGTGATGGTTTGGGAGCCGGCCTGGATCACATCCGACATGAAAGACCTTTGGGGAACCGGATCGTCCTGGGAAAACAACGCTTTCTTTGACTACGATGGAGATCTCCATCAGGGCATCAATTTTATGACAACCGACTACGAACTGTAA
- a CDS encoding glycoside hydrolase family 2 protein, with amino-acid sequence MRYFTLFFTLLLLFAGCSAETEPSEFDDPTTLNFNKGWEFVKDIDPNVSDEYFDRNSSIEWEMVSLPHTANIEPLVISDQQWQGDVFYRKFFEIDRDQAGKQFALRFHGAMHEADVWLNGEMIQKHKGGYLPFVVDITDQVEVDRENVLLVKLNNENNPTIPPGKPIETLDFNWFSGLYRNVDLLVNEKLQISDPIAADRVSAGGVLVNYTDVTDESATINIQTDIENFDSTSRNAVLKTVLRDHSGMKIAERSTDEQPISAGDHHLFQHEIEVEEPNLWSPDSPYLYELTIELHENGEAIDFWQKRIGIRTMSFTEDHQFVLNGKPLQLRGTNRHQSYPYIGYALSENAQFRDAYKIKEAGFNFIRIAHYPPDPAFLEAADELGLLFMNAIPGWQFFGDEEFQELALRDVREMIRRDRNHPSIVIWEASLNESDMPESFMERAHDIVHEELPFEGIYSSGWIDHAYDIFIPARQHASPPEYWASYPQEKPLFIAEYGDWEYYAHNAGFNQDAYEDLQEEERNSRQLRGDGQVRMAQQALNFQEAHNSNLQGWAFGDANWVMYDYNRGYDVNLEASGIRDIFRLPKFTNYFYQSQGGPNPDPNAEFNRPMIYIANFWSDPDFKTVKIYSNTEEVELFLNGKSLGRKNPDIDRVSTHLNHPPFTFDIEEFEPGILRAVGYINGEVVTEAERTTPGEAAAIELEYDRSGRELEAGQNDVVFVYASIVDENGTTIPNAEPDVQFEVEGDGELIGYNPIEAEAGIATVLLKVGESDGEITLRAFSDGLRSDEYQVIVN; translated from the coding sequence ATGCGATACTTCACCTTATTTTTTACTCTCCTGCTACTTTTTGCCGGATGCAGTGCAGAAACGGAGCCTTCAGAATTTGACGACCCAACGACTCTAAATTTTAACAAAGGGTGGGAGTTTGTAAAAGATATAGATCCGAATGTGTCGGACGAATACTTTGATCGAAACAGCTCAATTGAATGGGAAATGGTATCTCTTCCGCATACCGCAAATATTGAACCCCTGGTGATTTCTGATCAGCAGTGGCAGGGTGACGTGTTCTATCGCAAGTTTTTTGAGATCGATCGGGATCAAGCCGGCAAACAGTTTGCACTTCGATTTCATGGGGCGATGCATGAAGCCGATGTATGGCTGAATGGGGAGATGATCCAAAAACATAAGGGTGGTTATCTTCCATTTGTGGTAGACATTACTGATCAGGTGGAAGTTGATCGTGAAAATGTATTGCTGGTAAAACTGAATAATGAGAACAACCCAACCATTCCGCCCGGTAAACCCATAGAAACGCTCGACTTTAACTGGTTCAGCGGACTCTACCGGAATGTGGATCTGCTGGTGAATGAGAAGCTGCAGATCTCCGATCCGATTGCAGCCGATCGAGTTTCAGCCGGTGGTGTTCTCGTCAACTACACGGATGTTACTGATGAATCCGCAACCATTAACATTCAAACCGATATCGAAAATTTTGATTCAACTTCCCGAAATGCGGTACTAAAAACGGTTTTGAGAGATCATTCGGGTATGAAGATTGCAGAACGATCAACGGATGAACAACCGATTTCTGCGGGTGATCATCATCTGTTTCAACACGAGATCGAGGTGGAAGAACCAAATTTATGGTCACCCGACTCCCCTTATCTCTACGAGTTGACGATAGAGCTGCATGAAAACGGTGAAGCAATCGATTTCTGGCAAAAGCGAATCGGTATCAGAACGATGTCCTTTACCGAAGATCATCAGTTTGTGTTGAATGGAAAGCCGCTTCAGCTGCGCGGGACGAATCGTCATCAATCCTATCCTTACATCGGGTATGCGCTTTCGGAAAATGCTCAATTCCGGGATGCGTATAAAATCAAAGAGGCCGGGTTCAATTTTATCAGGATTGCTCACTATCCGCCGGACCCGGCTTTTTTGGAAGCTGCGGATGAACTTGGGCTTCTGTTCATGAACGCGATTCCCGGCTGGCAGTTTTTCGGGGATGAGGAGTTCCAGGAGCTCGCTCTTCGTGATGTGAGGGAGATGATTCGCCGCGACCGCAATCACCCGAGCATCGTGATCTGGGAAGCTTCGCTGAATGAGTCTGATATGCCGGAAAGTTTTATGGAGCGTGCTCACGATATTGTGCACGAAGAGCTGCCGTTTGAGGGTATCTACAGCAGCGGATGGATCGATCACGCCTACGATATTTTTATTCCGGCGCGGCAGCACGCCTCACCACCGGAGTATTGGGCGAGTTATCCGCAGGAGAAACCACTTTTTATCGCGGAGTATGGCGACTGGGAATACTATGCTCACAATGCCGGGTTCAATCAGGACGCATATGAAGATCTGCAGGAAGAGGAGCGTAACTCTCGTCAGTTGCGGGGCGACGGACAGGTGCGGATGGCTCAACAGGCTCTCAACTTTCAGGAAGCGCACAACAGCAACCTTCAGGGTTGGGCGTTTGGTGATGCCAATTGGGTGATGTACGACTACAACCGCGGATACGATGTGAATCTGGAAGCGTCCGGAATTCGGGATATTTTCAGGCTGCCCAAGTTCACAAACTACTTTTATCAGAGTCAGGGCGGGCCAAATCCGGATCCCAATGCGGAGTTCAATCGCCCGATGATTTACATCGCCAATTTCTGGTCCGATCCCGATTTTAAAACAGTCAAAATATACAGCAATACAGAAGAGGTGGAACTGTTTTTGAATGGCAAATCTCTCGGACGAAAAAATCCGGACATCGATCGGGTTTCTACACATCTGAATCATCCGCCATTTACTTTTGATATTGAGGAGTTCGAGCCGGGCATCTTACGGGCAGTGGGTTACATCAATGGTGAAGTTGTTACCGAAGCGGAGCGAACCACGCCGGGAGAGGCGGCCGCCATAGAATTGGAGTACGATCGAAGCGGCAGAGAACTGGAAGCCGGTCAGAATGATGTCGTGTTTGTGTACGCTTCCATTGTGGATGAAAATGGCACAACTATTCCCAACGCAGAACCGGACGTACAATTTGAGGTGGAGGGAGACGGTGAGTTGATCGGTTACAACCCTATTGAAGCTGAAGCCGGTATTGCAACCGTACTTCTGAAAGTAGGGGAGAGCGATGGGGAGATTACGCTTCGAGCCTTTTCAGACGGGTTGAGATCAGATGAGTATCAAGTCATTGTTAATTAG
- a CDS encoding glycoside hydrolase family 53 protein — protein sequence MNVMILRNSLLSIIIFLLIGKVGLSQETPEIKQQVDITYAIGADLSFLKQAEEQGVEFMDDGVVKQGLEIFSDHGYNWIRLRLFHTPDELPNDLDYTIELAQEAKEYGFKFLLDYHYADSWADPGKQPIPAAWEGLSVDVLADSVYEYTKNTITAFREAGVMPEMVQIGNETRNGMLWPTGKLPENWDNYAKLTKAGIDGVDAGRAQEARPIIMIHYDQGADKVGAREFYETFESYNIPYDMIGLSYYPWWHGNLLEFRANLLSLDRHFDKDIMLVETAYNWRPSEYENARPPYPETPEGQVEFLESVNETMLSINSEKIKGIMWWEPAVMGGLRSRGFFDDDGNALPVINVFDKYRLGRLDNEGMPD from the coding sequence ATGAATGTAATGATTTTAAGAAATAGTCTACTATCAATAATCATATTCTTGCTGATCGGAAAAGTTGGATTATCCCAGGAAACGCCGGAGATCAAACAGCAAGTGGATATCACCTATGCCATTGGAGCGGATCTCTCGTTTTTGAAGCAGGCCGAGGAACAGGGTGTAGAGTTTATGGATGATGGAGTGGTAAAACAGGGACTGGAGATCTTTTCCGATCACGGCTACAACTGGATTCGTCTGCGCCTTTTCCATACGCCGGATGAACTTCCAAACGATCTTGACTACACCATCGAGCTGGCTCAGGAAGCGAAAGAGTACGGATTCAAATTTCTTCTCGACTACCACTATGCCGATAGCTGGGCCGATCCCGGTAAACAGCCCATTCCCGCAGCATGGGAGGGACTTTCTGTGGATGTTTTAGCCGACTCCGTCTATGAGTACACCAAAAATACCATCACCGCCTTTCGGGAAGCCGGAGTGATGCCGGAGATGGTTCAGATCGGAAATGAAACCCGAAACGGAATGCTGTGGCCAACCGGTAAGCTTCCTGAAAACTGGGACAATTATGCGAAACTGACCAAAGCCGGAATTGATGGGGTGGATGCCGGACGAGCACAGGAGGCGCGACCGATCATCATGATTCACTACGATCAAGGTGCCGATAAAGTTGGTGCCCGTGAATTCTACGAAACGTTTGAGTCGTACAACATTCCTTACGACATGATCGGTCTGTCGTATTACCCATGGTGGCATGGGAATTTGCTCGAATTCAGGGCTAATCTGCTCTCTCTTGACCGCCACTTTGACAAGGATATCATGCTGGTGGAAACCGCCTATAACTGGAGACCCAGCGAATACGAAAATGCTCGTCCGCCTTATCCTGAAACACCGGAAGGTCAGGTGGAATTTCTGGAGTCTGTAAATGAAACGATGCTCAGTATCAACAGTGAGAAGATCAAAGGGATTATGTGGTGGGAGCCGGCCGTAATGGGCGGATTGCGTTCCCGCGGATTTTTTGATGATGACGGCAATGCGCTGCCGGTAATCAACGTGTTTGATAAATACCGGCTGGGAAGATTGGATAACGAAGGGATGCCCGACTAA
- a CDS encoding sodium/sugar symporter has product MEFSLIDTIVFVAYALAIVGLGLWVSREKEGHQKNAEDYFLASKALPWWAIGASLIAANISAEQIIGMSGSGFAVGLAIASYEWMAAVTLIIVGKYFLPIFIEKELFTIPEFIEYRFNTTLKTILAVFWIALFVFVNLTTVMYLGARALDTIMGTGDGSLLIYALIGLAFIAAAYSLYGGLSAVAWTDVLQVALLIVGGTVTTVVALNHVTPDGGILNGMAHLYDVAGDKFNMILDKSNPEYNNLPGIGVLIGGLWVANLYYWGFNQYIIQRTLAAKSLEESQKGIIFAGFLKLIIPLIVVIPGIIVYVLYVQPEGTTIIPGVVDVFTNPDGSIVYDNAYPWLIKVFLAPGFKGLVVAALAAAIVSSLASMLNSVATIFTMDIYRPYFNPNATDKQTVNTGRITAAVALVIAVLMAPQLANVPQVFQYIQEYTGLVSPGILAVFIMGLFWKKTTTQGAIYGVLASIVIALLLKAPALNLPFLDQMFYTLIITIVIIAGVSLTTNPYDEDPKAIHTTADMFKTSPAFNIGAYIILIIVSVLYAAFW; this is encoded by the coding sequence ATGGAATTTTCTCTAATAGATACGATTGTTTTTGTGGCATATGCACTGGCCATTGTGGGATTGGGGTTATGGGTATCCCGCGAAAAAGAGGGGCATCAGAAAAATGCTGAAGATTACTTCCTGGCCAGTAAGGCGCTGCCGTGGTGGGCGATTGGGGCATCGCTGATCGCAGCCAACATTTCGGCGGAGCAGATTATCGGGATGTCCGGTTCAGGTTTTGCGGTGGGACTTGCCATTGCATCCTACGAGTGGATGGCAGCTGTAACATTGATCATTGTAGGTAAATACTTTTTACCGATTTTTATTGAAAAAGAGCTGTTTACAATTCCGGAATTTATTGAGTACCGCTTCAATACCACACTGAAAACAATCCTTGCCGTTTTCTGGATTGCTCTCTTTGTTTTTGTAAACCTGACGACGGTGATGTACCTCGGAGCCCGCGCACTGGACACAATTATGGGAACCGGTGACGGTAGCCTGTTGATCTATGCATTAATCGGATTGGCATTTATTGCGGCGGCGTATTCACTTTATGGCGGACTTTCCGCTGTGGCGTGGACCGATGTGCTACAGGTTGCCCTGTTGATTGTTGGCGGTACGGTTACTACTGTAGTGGCACTGAACCATGTGACTCCGGATGGAGGAATTTTAAATGGGATGGCTCACCTTTATGATGTTGCAGGGGATAAGTTTAATATGATTCTGGACAAGTCGAATCCCGAATATAATAATCTGCCGGGAATCGGAGTTCTGATTGGCGGATTATGGGTGGCCAATCTCTACTATTGGGGGTTCAATCAGTATATCATTCAGCGAACACTGGCGGCCAAATCTCTTGAGGAATCACAAAAAGGAATTATATTTGCCGGCTTCTTAAAGCTGATCATTCCACTCATCGTTGTCATTCCCGGAATAATCGTTTACGTGCTTTACGTACAACCTGAAGGAACAACCATTATACCAGGAGTGGTGGATGTATTCACAAACCCCGACGGCAGTATTGTGTACGATAATGCATATCCATGGCTCATTAAAGTATTTCTTGCTCCGGGTTTTAAAGGATTGGTTGTGGCTGCACTTGCTGCGGCAATTGTATCTTCACTGGCATCCATGCTCAACTCAGTTGCTACGATTTTTACCATGGATATCTACCGGCCATACTTCAACCCGAATGCTACCGATAAGCAGACTGTGAACACGGGACGAATTACGGCTGCAGTTGCATTGGTAATCGCAGTATTGATGGCCCCGCAACTGGCAAATGTACCACAGGTTTTCCAGTACATTCAGGAGTATACCGGCCTGGTAAGCCCGGGAATTTTGGCGGTCTTTATCATGGGGCTTTTTTGGAAAAAAACAACGACTCAGGGAGCCATTTACGGAGTGTTGGCATCCATCGTGATTGCCCTGTTGCTCAAAGCTCCGGCGCTCAATCTTCCGTTTCTGGATCAGATGTTCTACACGCTCATCATCACCATTGTGATTATTGCCGGTGTGAGCCTGACGACCAATCCGTATGATGAAGATCCGAAAGCAATTCATACAACAGCGGATATGTTCAAAACGAGTCCGGCTTTCAATATCGGGGCATATATCATCCTGATTATTGTATCTGTGCTGTACGCTGCCTTTTGGTAA
- the galK gene encoding galactokinase: protein MEEFIKKIKREFKTRFQSDFVVIKAPGRVNLIGEHTDYNDGFVLPAAIDKAIWLVMNLNDTGRIRLFSVDMNEEYSVELSPNLEKSGMGWPDYILGVVDQLRKHGMNSVGFDCVFGGNVPIGAGLSSSAALEGGVLYGLAELNGWEISLMEMAQIAQKAENEFVGVQCGIMDQFASLNGKEAHALKLDCRTLEFEKVPFRDPKLKIVLCDTGVRRELAGSEYNIRRAQCERGVSIIQKSYPQVRKLRDVTMDMLYENRSEMDEVVFRRCKFVIEENQRVLDSCDDLERDDIQAFGQRMFKSHDGLQHDYEVSCKELDILVDIAKDVDGTIGSRMMGGGFGGCTINLVRTDSVELFADIVKEKYRQQTGKVASVYVTTISEGTHLLKHDVHTPNGL, encoded by the coding sequence ATGGAAGAGTTCATCAAAAAAATTAAGCGAGAATTTAAAACCCGTTTTCAGTCTGATTTTGTAGTGATCAAAGCTCCCGGACGTGTTAATCTGATCGGTGAGCATACCGATTACAATGACGGTTTTGTACTGCCGGCCGCTATTGATAAAGCGATCTGGCTGGTCATGAATTTGAATGATACAGGACGAATTCGACTCTTTTCAGTAGATATGAATGAGGAGTATAGCGTTGAGCTATCACCCAATCTCGAAAAATCAGGTATGGGCTGGCCCGATTACATTCTGGGCGTTGTGGATCAGCTGAGAAAACATGGAATGAACAGCGTTGGGTTCGACTGTGTGTTTGGTGGCAATGTGCCGATCGGCGCAGGACTTTCGTCCTCGGCTGCTCTCGAAGGCGGGGTACTGTATGGACTTGCTGAATTGAACGGATGGGAAATATCCCTTATGGAAATGGCTCAAATTGCCCAAAAAGCTGAAAACGAGTTTGTCGGGGTTCAGTGCGGGATTATGGATCAGTTTGCCAGCCTGAATGGAAAAGAGGCTCATGCACTGAAGCTGGACTGCAGAACCCTGGAGTTTGAAAAAGTACCCTTCCGCGACCCGAAGCTTAAAATTGTGCTGTGCGATACAGGAGTGAGAAGAGAGCTGGCCGGGTCGGAATATAATATCCGTCGTGCACAGTGCGAGCGGGGAGTATCGATTATTCAGAAATCGTACCCGCAGGTGAGAAAACTAAGGGATGTGACAATGGATATGCTTTATGAAAATCGGAGTGAGATGGATGAAGTCGTTTTCAGGAGATGTAAATTTGTTATCGAAGAAAATCAAAGGGTGCTCGATTCTTGTGATGATCTTGAAAGGGACGACATTCAGGCGTTCGGCCAAAGGATGTTCAAATCACATGACGGATTGCAGCACGACTATGAGGTGAGCTGCAAAGAGTTGGATATCCTGGTTGATATCGCCAAAGATGTGGACGGGACAATCGGCTCCAGGATGATGGGCGGTGGATTTGGAGGCTGCACCATTAACCTGGTTCGAACGGATTCTGTGGAATTGTTTGCAGACATTGTAAAAGAAAAATACCGCCAGCAAACCGGTAAAGTGGCTTCAGTTTATGTAACAACCATTTCAGAAGGAACACACCTGTTGAAACATGATGTACATACACCAAATGGCTTATAG